In Pseudomonas sp. R76, one genomic interval encodes:
- a CDS encoding integrase core domain-containing protein — protein sequence MPWKELKPMDLKVMFVAEYLTGKHSLSQLCRDYEISRKTGYKWVERYKTEGPGGLDERSRRRHHQTYVVPLAVKQAIIELRSIGETIPGPKKIQSDLIKRFPGQDPPSKTTIYNILKAADLITPRPLRPRVAVYPKPLRKADVPNQLFSADYKGQYLTGAGVWCYPLTIMDHASRFLLACQSMPSTNFKETQETFERVFREYGLPERIRTDNGVPFASTGRGGLSQLSIWWLRLGIIPERIEPGRPDQNGRHERMHRTLKSTLPNPPAVAWESQQKHFDRFIRHYNYERGHEALSQKTPASCYSPSPRSYPEKLPEMGYASHIECYRTDSNGMIYRSGLRIYVGHLLKYQTIGMEMLSDDVWAVIFGPVILGQVDARNADKDGYISLKVLPM from the coding sequence ATGCCCTGGAAAGAGCTGAAACCTATGGACCTCAAAGTGATGTTTGTCGCTGAATACCTGACTGGAAAACACAGCCTTAGCCAGCTATGTCGAGACTATGAAATCAGCCGAAAGACTGGCTATAAGTGGGTCGAGCGATACAAAACAGAAGGCCCCGGTGGGCTTGATGAGCGTAGTCGTCGTCGGCACCACCAGACTTATGTGGTGCCTTTGGCGGTAAAGCAGGCAATTATCGAACTTCGTTCTATAGGCGAGACAATCCCTGGTCCGAAAAAAATCCAGAGTGATTTGATAAAGCGTTTTCCGGGCCAGGATCCGCCCTCGAAAACGACTATTTATAACATCCTTAAAGCGGCTGATCTGATCACGCCGCGCCCCTTGCGGCCAAGAGTTGCTGTCTATCCAAAACCGTTACGTAAGGCAGATGTGCCTAATCAGCTTTTCAGTGCTGACTACAAAGGCCAGTACCTGACAGGCGCGGGCGTATGGTGTTATCCGCTAACAATCATGGATCATGCCAGTCGCTTCTTACTTGCCTGTCAGAGCATGCCCAGCACCAATTTCAAGGAGACCCAAGAGACGTTCGAACGGGTGTTTCGCGAGTATGGTTTGCCTGAGCGCATCCGTACTGACAACGGAGTGCCGTTTGCCAGCACAGGGCGCGGAGGGCTGTCACAGTTGTCGATCTGGTGGCTACGGCTGGGTATCATTCCTGAGCGTATCGAGCCCGGTCGGCCAGACCAAAATGGCCGGCACGAGCGTATGCACCGAACACTGAAAAGCACTTTGCCCAATCCACCTGCGGTTGCTTGGGAGTCTCAGCAGAAACACTTTGATCGTTTCATACGGCACTACAATTACGAGCGAGGGCATGAAGCGCTGAGCCAGAAAACACCGGCTTCATGCTATTCACCTTCACCTCGATCCTATCCGGAGAAACTGCCGGAGATGGGTTATGCAAGTCATATTGAGTGTTACCGGACTGACTCAAACGGGATGATTTATCGGTCAGGTCTGCGGATTTATGTGGGGCATTTACTGAAATACCAGACTATTGGAATGGAGATGCTGAGCGACGATGTGTGGGCTGTTATTTTCGGCCCAGTGATCCTCGGACAAGTGGATGCGAGGAATGCAGACAAGGACGGCTATATTTCACTCAAAGTGTTACCTATGTGA